The genome window GGAACGATAGACGTCGCAATTATGTTCCGGGAACTACTTTTAGAATAAATATAGATACTAGTAGACTAGCTAAGCAATACGCATCTCATAAATTCCATGCAGCTTATAAAAGTGAAATTATCTGGTCATACCCTAAAGGCTTTTATGGACTTAATGACTTAATACTGTTAGACATTATTCAAAACAATATAAATGATCGCTCTATTTGTTTTTTGAATAATGGAAGAACTAATCACACCCTTAATCTTAATAGCCATTTAATTCATAGGGGCATGGTTAATGAATTAGTGCCTTTATACAGAGTCGATAAAAATGCCAACCCAAAGGTTGTGGACATCGCAAATACCAAACGCGTTGTTCATGAGTCCATGGCTGCTATAGACTTTGAAAATGAAAACATTGCATCACAAAGTATTAATGTGGAATATGCAACTTCTATTTTAAGACAGCAGTATTATTTTCTAGCACAGGCACAACTGGAAGAGGGCAATCCAGAGCAGGCTATAGAGACGATTGATTTATGTTTGAAACGCATGCCTAATGATAAGGTTGAATACCGTCAATTTGCTTTCACTATGGGTAAACTGTACGTAAGATCAGGAAATGTAGAAAAAGGAATAGAAATTTGTACAAAATCGATGCTGAATGTGGCTCGAGATATAGAACAGATCACGTCCTTTGATCCACCGTTGCCTATTTTAAATGCAAAATTAGCTTTTGAGCAACGTAACATGTTCAATGAAATGTTCCGCCAGTTCCCTGCAAGTAATGATGATAAACCTTTTACGATAAGTTTTATGAAAAAATCGCAAGAGGATTTTGAACTGTGGCTTTCAAGAAACTACCCATATTAATACCACTGGACTAGGTGTTTTTTGCTAGATTTAAAAAAGGTAGTACTGATTAAAATACAATTTCGCTTTCGCGAAAGCGGAACTCTAAGATAATCCACACCTATAAATATTGACTTTGATTATTCAAGGCAATCACATTCAGATGTATGAAAAACATTAATTTATGCGCCATGAAATAGTTGATTTGGTATGAACTTAATTCTTAGGGTTCTGGGATAATTACAGGAACTCCATGGAAGATTCTTTAACTTATAGATGGAGCAACTACTTAGAGCAATCTAATAGAAAAGGATTGCTTGATTTTATGGTAAACATATTAACTATTGTTACTTGATAAAACTAAATCATAAAGGAACCACAGAAACGCTAAAGATTATAAAATCACAACAGAACTCTACTTTTTTAAAAGAGACTGTTTTGAGCCTTTAAAGCAGCTTCTTTGTTATCAACTAGCACCACTTTTTCTAGTTACCATAAAACAAAAAGAACCTGATGGTTTTAATAAAGTTGATGGTTACAACTTTAAAGCGTTAGAGGAGAAAAGAAGTAAGAAAATAATAAAAATGATAAAGGGAATGAAATTATGATGTGTATTCTGATATAATTTAATTCATGTAAAAACATCATAAGTAAAAAAAATCCCTTTCTAAATTTTAGAAAGGGATTTTTAAAATTATAGTCTCACGTCCTAAAATAGCGATACACTAAAACCTTAGTGTAATGAAAGCCTCAGAAAAAGCGGGTTAAGTGAAGCGTACCCAAAAAGATTACTCCGTTTCTTTTAAACTCCAAGTGGTTCAAGAAATGGAACTTGGTGAATTAAGTAGAACTGAAGCTTGTCTTAAATATGGAATACAAGCAAAATCTACTATTAGAGAATGGCTCAGAAAATATGGTAACTTTGATTGGGAAAATCAATTACCAATTACTATGGTAAAGACTCCAGAACAAAAATACTTGAGTTAGAGGCTAAGGTCAAGCTTCTTGAGAAACAAAAGGCGAGAGCAGAGCATCTGGCAGAGCGAGCCGATAAAAAAGTCATCACCTTCGATATGTTGGTTGATATGGCTGAGAAGGAATATGATATTCAGATAAGAAAAAACTACACGCCCGAGTTATCCAAGACTATAAAGAAGAACACAAAGAAACGTTAGTTTCTACCTGTGATTTACTCGGGCTGAACAGACAAGTCTACTATAGAGCACTGAAATCAAAAGCCGATAAACAGTCCATTACACAACAAGTCATAACCTTGGTGCGTGGAGTTCGTAATATCATGCCCAAGCTGGGTACAAGAAAATTATATCATATGCTCAAAATGGAATTATCAATGTTGAAGGTGGGAAGGGACAAGCTCTTTAGAATACTTAAAGCCAATCATCTGCTTATAAAACCTAAAAGAAGCTATCATGTAACCACTGATTCACACCATAGATTTAGAAAACATAAGAATATAGTTAGTAACCTTGATATAAACAGACCAGAACAAATATGGGTAAGCGATATTACCTATGTAGGAACAAGAACAAATCCATCCTATCTAGCACTGATTACAGATGCGTATTCTAAAAAAGTAATGGGTTACAATGTTTGTGAAAGTCTAGCTGTTGACGGCTCGTTACAAGCTTTGGAAATGGCCTTGAATAATAGGGATAGCGAAGAAGAACCCTTAATCCATCATTCAGATAGAGGATTACAATACTGCTCAAATGACTACCAGGCCTTGCTAGGAAACAACAACATAAAAGCTAGTATGACAGAAAAGTATGACCCTTATGAAAATGCTATTGCAGAAAGGATTAATGGTATACTAAAGCAAGAGTTCCACATTGCCCGAAATATTAAAAATCTTGATTTAAAGAAAAAACCAATCAAAAATGCAATCGGAATCTATAATAATTTAAGACCACATTTATCTAACCACATGCTAACATCAAGAGAAATGCACAAGCAAAATAAACTGAAAAGAAAACAGTACAAATCAAAAAGCTTAACGATGCTAGCATCGTTAAGCTTTAAATCATAAATTTAATCCTTATAATAATCTGTATCGTTTATTTAGGACTAGACAGCATCCTAATAATTTAAAGTACCGCTTCAGTCATTTGAATCTTCTATTTTTTTATAAACTGCAACAAGTTCTACCTGCTTCCATTCATCTTCCAAGAGATCAAAAAAACGCTGAGACATTTCCACAGTTACTGTATTATTATCATTAAGGACAAATGAGTTAACATCTGGCAGATTTATTTCATGGTCGGGACTAGAATCTGGATAAAATATATTTAACACTTCATTTTCCTTAATTTCTAACAGTTTAACACGATCATCACCTTTGAATCTTACGTTTATATGGGGACTTAAAGGGTGATAATCATCTCTAGGCATTCCCATATTATTAGCAACTAAAACCTCTATATCATCATAATTGTGATGGTGAGCGTTTCTAATAACCATTGGTAAAGAAGTGTTTAATAAACGGTTATTAAAATATAGCCAATCTAATTCTGCTTTAAAATCAGTGCTTTCAATACCATCATAATCCAGATCCATTGCTACGTTAGAAGTGAATGAATGAAGATCATAATCCCCCAAATTTGGGTGATCTACTATGGTTTCATTATCACTAGAACAACTTGCAGTTAAGAATATAAGACAAAATAATCTAATTATAGTTTTCATAAATAACGTTTAAAATTCTACTTGAACAGGTCGTATTTCAACTTGTAATTGAGAAGTGGAATATAATCTAGGATATAATTTACCATCACATAGGTTAAGATTGAGCATTCTATCATAAAAAGCAACGTCAAATTCTCCTATACGATCACTTCCTTCTGTAAACTTGTAAGATCTAGAATTAGTTATTGATTCTTCAAGACTTGCGCCGTATTTTAATCCCACTTTAACCACGTCATCAAGTGATGCGTTATATTCAAAATTTTGATTGTATTTTCTGCTAGCGGTAGTTACATCTGTAACCTCAACCGTATTATCAATTTCACTAAATTTATACGTCCAGTTATTTGAGTAATTTTGCAAATCCCAAGGGTTTATACGTACATTTTGAGAACCTAATTCATTTGACATTAAATCCATTCCTTTAAACCCAGTTATTATAGGTCTCCAGTAAGTACGTTGCCATGTTATAGGCCATGCTCCTCTTTGTCGTACAACAGTTTCTTGCCCATATTCAAATAACTGTTCAGGTCTAGCGCTAAACAACCTTGGAGTAGAAACTAAGTTTCTAGTTTTGGAATTATCAGTTACTATAACTTCCATTTCAAAAAAGCCATCTGTCCACGGTGTTCTATTTCTTTGATCATGATCCCAATTGTGATTTGCATTTACTGGGTCATTATCACCTGTTGCAGCAGTTTGATCTGACATAGTACTAAAAAGGCTGGGAGCATGACCAGCTAGTTGAAAATAGGTTACTGCTTCAGCAAATCTTCCACCAACAAAAGCCCCTTCTGTTTGAGAAGGAGTAAGTTGATAATAAATATTATCTCTATGCCAAGGATTACTTACAACTGCATCAAAAACATTGTAAGCGTTAGTTAAATATGGAGCGACAGTTGCGTTACGACCAGGAATAAAATCTTCTGGGTTGCAGGGATTAGAAGATACTGGCGGTGTAGAACCACCACCAGAATAAGTCACACAGGGATCAAAGTTATTATCGATATATGAAAAGCTTGGATTAGCAGCTATAAGTGAATTTGTATGACAAGGGTTAGAGATTTTTGAGAATTAATACTATTTCCATTGTTTAGTTGGATCCTTTCATTATCCTTTACTACAATTACAGGATATGCAGGGATTAAATCTGATTCTAGGACATATTCGTGATCATGGGTATTGTCAATCATAGGTACATCATTTGAAGTAGATAAGCGTACCGCTACTACTGGGTTTTGAGTAACATCTGCTGTATTCCAGTTTTGTGCAGAAAATGAATTTTCTGGCAATGCAGGAACAAAAATGGTTAATAATGGAAGTTGTTGCTCGATTTCAATGAGTTCACTTTCACTATCAAAATACTGTAGTAATACATTTCTAAAGCTTGATGGGTCAGCAGAAGATTTTAGATCACTACCCTTAATACTTTTATCCTTTACGACTGGATAAAAAACATCATAATCATTGTTGATCATTTCTAAGGCTTCCCTTTTTAAAAAGGATCGCATTTCTTGATTTTCAGAAACTGCCACTGCGAGTTTCCTTGCAAATTTTAATTTTAAAAGTTCCTTATCTGTCATTTTAGACTCCAGCTCTTCAAAACTAGAAACTTCTGTTAGAGAATTGTTTGCATCTGTTTCCTCTATCAAAGGATCACTACATCCCTCGATGAAAAATAAAGATGTGATTACCGCAATTCCTAGAAAAACCTTTCTAAATTTGCTTGCTTGCTTGTTTCTTTGAGTAATATCATAATTATAATTTAATTTATTAACACTTTAAAACTATGAGGACCATTAAATCAATTTCTACGTTTATGATAATTTTAACATTTTTAATATCATGCGAGTCAGACGACGATACTCAAACAACACCGATCATTTCTACAGGAAATTTTAAAATCGATAACGATCAGTTTCAATTAAGTCAAGGATTTGTAACTCCTACAGAAGCTGATAGTCCTGGTTTTTATCGAAAAGACATTTTATTGTCAAGCGGTGAATATTCTTGGAGTCAGAATCGATTTATAGGAGCGGCAGACGGTACTTTTATAACTGTATATTCAGATAATTCTTCTTTTGAAATTGAAGGAGTTTATTCTATAACTGACAATCAAGTAGCTACAGGTCAAGCAGAAATATTTTTTGCTATCAACTACGACATTCAGAATGATACGGTAGATAATGAAGAAGATATTGAATCTGGAACATTAACCATAACCAAAAACCCAAATGGAACTTATGTTTTTAACATTGACAATGGTATTGTAGATATAGTTGGTAATGATTTTACTCTTGATTATGATGGACTATTAACAACAATAAGTCAATAAAAAATCCCTTTCTAAAATTTAGAAAGGGATTTTCAAGATTATAAGGAATCGTGAACTACGGTCTGTTTGTTGCCACTGGTTCTTTGCTGATCCAAGTGTTAACTGCTACAATAGCATTTTCACTATAATCTACTTCAGTAAGTTGGTCGTTAGTCCAGAAAAACCATTTACCTGCTTTTCTATTGTTTTTATACTCTGCCTTAGCAGTTTTTTGACCATCAGCATTATAACTGATCCACTCACCGTGTCTTTTGTTATTTAAAAATGTACCTGTTTGTGCTACTGTACCATTGTCATGGAAATACGTTGCTTTCACCACTCCATCTTCCATCTTTTCAAAAGTAGGCTTTACCTCTTGTGCCATTGCAAATGTTCCTACTGCTAATGCGCATATTAAAAGAAATTTTTTCATCATTCTGTGCTTTTGTATGTTTCAAAGTTAACTTTAAAAACACATTCACACAACATTTAGGTAACATTAATTTTACATTAAACCATTAAACAGTTGAAAAACAACAATATACAATAAATAAAAACAGGGTATTTAGTCTGTTTAGGGTCTAATCTTACTCAAATCTTTGTCTTTTTCTTAGATGTTTATGAGTTAATTCCCTTTATTTTTGCAAGCTTATTAGAGGTATTAATTATGTATAGATCACACGATTGTGGCAGCCTACGTGCTAGCGATATAAATAAAGAAGTAACACTTGCCGGTTGGGTTCAAAAGAGCCGCGATAAAGGTTCTATTGTTTGGGTAGACTTGAGAGACCGTTACGGCATATCTCAGTTATTATTTGACGAAGAGCGCACCGAAAAGGCGCTTATTGAAAAAGCCCAAAAGCTTGGTCGGGAGTTTGTGATCCAAGTAAAGGGAACCGTGATCGAGCGGGTATCTAAAAATAAAAACATTCCAACTGGAGAAATAGAAATCCTTGTAAAAGAATTAGAAATCCTCAGTGTGTCTAAAACGCCTCCGTTCACTATTGAGGATAAGACAGATGGTGGAGAAGAGTTGCGTATGAAATACCGTTACCTGGACATACGTCGTAATCCAGTGCGGGAGAATTTGATTTTCCGTTCTAAAGTAGCCATGGAAGTTCGTAATTTCTTGGCAGGTAAAGATTTTATCGAAGTAGAAACTCCTGTATTGATCAAGTCTACCCCAGAAGGTGCTCGTGACTTTGTAGTACCATCGCGCATGAATGAAGGCCAGTTTTATGCCTTACCACAATCACCACAGACTTTTAAGCAATTGCTTATGGTAGGCGGAATGGATAAATACTTTCAGATTGTAAAATGTTTTAGAGATGAAGA of Nonlabens sp. Ci31 contains these proteins:
- a CDS encoding toxin-antitoxin system YwqK family antitoxin, whose protein sequence is MMKKFLLICALAVGTFAMAQEVKPTFEKMEDGVVKATYFHDNGTVAQTGTFLNNKRHGEWISYNADGQKTAKAEYKNNRKAGKWFFWTNDQLTEVDYSENAIVAVNTWISKEPVATNRP
- a CDS encoding IS3 family transposase, which gives rise to MQDYKEEHKETLVSTCDLLGLNRQVYYRALKSKADKQSITQQVITLVRGVRNIMPKLGTRKLYHMLKMELSMLKVGRDKLFRILKANHLLIKPKRSYHVTTDSHHRFRKHKNIVSNLDINRPEQIWVSDITYVGTRTNPSYLALITDAYSKKVMGYNVCESLAVDGSLQALEMALNNRDSEEEPLIHHSDRGLQYCSNDYQALLGNNNIKASMTEKYDPYENAIAERINGILKQEFHIARNIKNLDLKKKPIKNAIGIYNNLRPHLSNHMLTSREMHKQNKLKRKQYKSKSLTMLASLSFKS
- a CDS encoding helix-turn-helix domain-containing protein, producing the protein MKRTQKDYSVSFKLQVVQEMELGELSRTEACLKYGIQAKSTIREWLRKYGNFDWENQLPITMVKTPEQKYLS